Proteins encoded together in one Polaribacter reichenbachii window:
- a CDS encoding nicotinic acid mononucleotide adenyltransferase, translated as MATIGFSQKIKPTYKVEGDLVKATYYYDNGDIKTQGFFKDSKLSGEWTKYNKEGVKVGLAYYKEGKKVGKWFIWSKDYLKEINYVDNSIASVNTWKTDSKMALNN; from the coding sequence ATGGCAACAATCGGATTTTCCCAAAAAATAAAGCCAACTTATAAAGTTGAAGGTGATTTAGTAAAAGCTACTTATTATTACGATAATGGAGACATCAAGACTCAAGGTTTTTTTAAAGACAGTAAATTATCTGGCGAGTGGACAAAGTATAATAAAGAAGGTGTTAAAGTAGGGTTAGCTTACTATAAAGAAGGCAAAAAGGTAGGGAAGTGGTTTATCTGGTCTAAAGACTATTTAAAAGAAATTAACTATGTTGATAATTCAATAGCTTCAGTTAATACTTGGAAAACGGATTCAAAAATGGCTCTTAACAATTAA
- a CDS encoding VanZ family protein → MLKRIKKLLLDNLIIVAIGTTIAIVCLSLIKLSGTGVEIKNIDKAFHSIAYFTLTAAWLFSFYKKPEKKYLIAISCIIFGIIIEVLQASLTVYRTGDFIDVLANSFGVILALIIFNLFLKKKWIN, encoded by the coding sequence ATGCTGAAGCGTATAAAGAAATTATTGCTGGATAACTTAATCATTGTTGCTATTGGTACAACTATAGCAATTGTATGTTTAAGTTTAATAAAACTTTCTGGTACAGGAGTAGAAATAAAAAATATAGACAAAGCTTTTCATAGTATAGCCTATTTTACTTTAACTGCTGCTTGGTTATTTAGTTTTTACAAAAAACCAGAGAAAAAATATTTGATAGCAATTAGCTGTATAATATTTGGCATAATAATTGAGGTATTACAAGCTAGTTTAACGGTTTATAGAACAGGAGATTTTATTGATGTTCTTGCAAATTCGTTTGGCGTAATACTCGCTTTAATTATATTTAACCTTTTTTTGAAAAAAAAATGGATTAATTAA
- a CDS encoding DUF1304 domain-containing protein, with the protein MNYLQIFLILLVALIHCYIVYLEMALWTTKKGIRTFGLKTKQFAEDTKVMAANQGLYNGFLAAGLIWSVIAVKIDVAMFFCCCIFIAGIYGAYSTKKIRILYIQSIPAISTIISLLSS; encoded by the coding sequence ATGAATTATCTACAAATATTTTTAATATTGCTTGTTGCCTTAATACATTGTTATATTGTATACTTAGAAATGGCATTATGGACAACCAAAAAGGGAATAAGAACATTTGGACTTAAAACCAAACAATTTGCAGAAGACACAAAAGTTATGGCTGCCAACCAAGGTTTATATAACGGTTTTTTAGCAGCAGGTTTAATTTGGTCTGTAATTGCAGTGAAAATTGATGTTGCAATGTTCTTTTGTTGCTGTATTTTTATTGCAGGTATTTATGGTGCTTATTCGACTAAGAAAATTCGAATTTTGTATATACAGTCTATACCTGCTATTTCAACGATTATATCTTTACTATCGTCTTAA
- a CDS encoding energy transducer TonB, with translation MEIKKNPKSNLENFSKIFMQIGLVLALFVTYAAIEQKTYDKTYGDLEVVSMNAEMEEEIPITERVEPVKPKTPPPPTPEKIEIVEDEKEIEETVIESTETDETEAVEVEEIEEVEEVEEVIEDVSFMIIEDVPVFPGCKGSKDELKKCFSQKVQKHFSRKFDADLPNELGLSPGRKRVFIAFKIDKSGNIVNIQARAPHPKIKSEVVSVMNQLPKMTPGRQRGKPVGVKYSIPFTLIVE, from the coding sequence ATGGAAATTAAGAAAAATCCTAAATCGAATTTAGAAAATTTCAGCAAAATATTTATGCAGATTGGGCTTGTATTAGCTTTGTTTGTAACTTATGCAGCAATTGAACAAAAAACATATGACAAAACCTATGGTGATTTAGAGGTTGTAAGTATGAACGCAGAAATGGAAGAAGAAATTCCTATTACTGAAAGAGTAGAACCAGTTAAACCTAAAACTCCACCACCACCAACTCCAGAAAAAATAGAGATTGTTGAAGATGAAAAGGAAATTGAAGAAACTGTAATAGAATCTACTGAAACTGATGAAACTGAAGCTGTAGAAGTAGAAGAAATTGAAGAAGTAGAAGAGGTAGAAGAAGTAATTGAAGACGTTAGTTTTATGATTATCGAAGATGTACCTGTATTTCCTGGTTGTAAAGGAAGTAAAGATGAATTAAAAAAATGTTTCAGTCAAAAAGTACAAAAACACTTCTCTAGAAAATTTGATGCAGATTTACCTAATGAATTAGGGCTTTCTCCAGGTAGAAAAAGAGTATTTATTGCATTTAAAATTGATAAAAGTGGTAACATTGTTAACATTCAAGCAAGAGCACCACACCCAAAAATTAAAAGCGAAGTTGTTAGTGTAATGAATCAATTACCTAAAATGACACCAGGAAGACAAAGAGGTAAGCCAGTAGGTGTAAAATATAGTATTCCTTTTACTTTAATTGTAGAGTAA
- a CDS encoding mechanosensitive ion channel family protein: MEEYIEKFQDIFVEYAPKVLTALVILIVGLFAIKIVVSSARKLMGKGGVDVTLQKFLGNLAGWALKILLFIVVISKLGVETTSFAAIIAAAGLAVGLALQGSLANFAGGVLIMIFKPFKIGDLVETQGEIGVVKEIEIFTTKLKGLSNKEIIIPNGALSNGNIVNYTTEGTRRVDLVIGVSYDADIKKTKEVLMNVLTSHPKVLKEPAPTVNVSELADSSVNFAVRPWSTSDDYWDVYFDVTESVKIALDKAGIEIPYPHRVNINKSEE, encoded by the coding sequence ATGGAAGAATACATTGAAAAGTTTCAAGACATATTCGTTGAATATGCACCAAAAGTACTTACAGCTTTAGTAATATTAATAGTTGGTTTATTTGCTATTAAGATTGTTGTTAGTTCTGCAAGAAAATTAATGGGTAAAGGAGGTGTAGATGTAACGCTTCAAAAATTTTTAGGAAATTTAGCAGGTTGGGCTTTAAAAATTTTACTTTTTATTGTTGTAATCTCTAAATTGGGTGTAGAAACAACTTCGTTTGCAGCTATAATTGCAGCGGCTGGTTTAGCTGTAGGTTTAGCCTTACAAGGTTCTTTAGCTAATTTTGCTGGTGGAGTTTTAATTATGATTTTTAAACCTTTTAAAATCGGAGACTTAGTAGAAACTCAAGGAGAAATTGGTGTAGTTAAAGAAATCGAAATTTTTACAACCAAGTTAAAAGGTCTTTCTAATAAAGAAATTATTATACCTAATGGTGCCTTGTCTAATGGTAACATAGTTAATTATACAACAGAAGGTACAAGACGTGTAGATTTAGTTATTGGTGTTTCTTATGATGCTGATATTAAAAAAACCAAAGAGGTTTTAATGAATGTATTAACATCTCATCCTAAAGTATTAAAAGAACCAGCACCTACAGTAAATGTGTCTGAATTGGCAGACAGTTCTGTAAACTTTGCCGTTAGACCTTGGTCTACATCAGACGATTATTGGGATGTTTATTTTGATGTTACTGAGAGTGTAAAAATAGCTTTAGACAAAGCTGGAATAGAAATTCCTTATCCACATAGAGTTAACATTAACAAATCAGAAGAATAA
- the gcvH gene encoding glycine cleavage system protein GcvH: protein MNIPSELKYTKDHEWIKIEDNIATVGITDFAQGELGDIVYVDVDTLDDTVDEGEVFGSVEAVKTVSDLFMPLTGEVIEFNETLEDEPELVNTDPYDKGWMIKIDISDSSQIENLLDAEAYKEIIAG from the coding sequence ATGAACATTCCATCAGAATTAAAATACACAAAAGACCACGAGTGGATTAAAATTGAGGATAATATTGCAACCGTAGGTATTACAGATTTTGCACAAGGTGAATTAGGAGATATTGTTTATGTAGATGTAGATACTTTAGATGATACTGTAGATGAAGGAGAAGTTTTTGGATCTGTAGAAGCTGTAAAAACAGTTTCTGATTTATTTATGCCTTTAACTGGAGAAGTTATTGAGTTTAATGAAACTTTAGAAGATGAGCCAGAATTGGTAAACACAGACCCTTATGATAAAGGTTGGATGATAAAAATTGATATTTCTGATAGCTCACAAATAGAAAACTTACTAGATGCTGAAGCGTATAAAGAAATTATTGCTGGATAA
- the sprA gene encoding cell surface protein SprA, giving the protein MIRLLKKIIAIVLFTFSVNLSIHAQTTQSKDSTEVKKDTLNLRYDFNNTQKGGLFLDDLAEKEVIFDKALNKYVIIEKIGDYYTKTPIFLTQKEYAQYRLKRDMLQYFKDKVSATNSKKKGAAAAQRDLLPEYYVNSKFFESIFGGNTVKVTPTGNLNLKLGVIYQNTENPQISEENRSSFTFDFDQQINASIRAKVGERLEFTANYDTQSTFDFQNLVKIDYSPTEDDIIQGIEAGNIAMPIKNSLINGAQSLFGVKTKLQFGNTSVTAVFSQQNSESKTVVAEAGASIEEFELLATDYDNDRHFFLSQFFIDNYANSLKQYPLISSQVNITRIEVWITNRNATTEDFRSIVALADIGETDNPNANNDFYRNLVADPGTVTNSNNPISINANGEQLFLPQNNANNIYTDAVLAGIRDVSNVENTLRSNFNMTSGTDYSMLENARKLSTNEYTLNSQLGYISLNRRLNDGEVLAVAYEYTVAGSVNGTSEKSFKVGEFSNDGIQAPDNLAVKLLRSEILQTNRENATTGETESFPIWRLMMKNVYALGAYPLSQDGFRFEIQYRDDETGIASNVLQNANTANIPNLPLIQVFKLDQLDQSQYRNADGYFDYVEGITVISENGYVIFPEPEPFGNDLVLNNSNPSDVGLDENLDSEYLFKELYLNTKINIKNNYQNKDKYFLKGYFKSESAGGIPIGAFNVPRGSVKVTAGGKQLVEGVDYVVDYSLGRVQIIDPGLQASGTPISVSTENNAVFNQQRKTFMGIDVEHKFSDEFIVGATVLNVNERPLTPKVNFGAEPINNTMFGVNIDYSTEVPYFTKLANKLPFVDTDVPSNLSVRADMAYLLPGTPSGIDVAGAATSYIDDFEASQIPISLLSALDWYEASTPRNETDDRFNGNSSDLDYNNKRGKLAWYSIDQIFYGLGDTPASINADEQSRAETRQINYSELFPDQQFDITQNTLIRTLDLAYFPQERGSYNFNQNTTEANVDVANNKVTLLKPEENWGGIMRPLNTNNFDQANVEYIQFWIMDPYQNYSITEEEGLPPGVNPNDVSNQVGDLYINLGNISEDIVKDNRKMFENGLPEDGAKVNTVNVNRTIWGDVPRNPSIIYAFSEDDTARTNQDVGFDGLNDLEESSLADIGIYSSLADPAADNFHFFRGGNLDAINASIISRYKDYNNTQGNSPTLNQSPETYPTSSTTYPDVEDINKDQTMNTVESYYEYKISMDRNELQEGRNYIVDEKTTSVTLENGNTQETKWYQFRVPIRNGISVNGISDFNSIRFVRMYLTNFKIPVVIRFGELDLVRGDWRRYTKTIDPTIDPDRDLDQTELENFEVGVVSIEQNNGSYIQPPGIERERLQGSTSVQLQNEQSVTLSVTNLEPNKTRAIYKNISVDLRRFKNLKMFMHLEGDEGFSGIVRLGTDLAENYYELEVPLTVSSGGNSQLDIWPEENNLDVLLEALGKVKLERDAIGASINEPYVSAEQVDLPYTITVKGNPTLAQLRTIVLGLKNTSLISRTGEVWFNELRSSDFDNEAGWAAIVNADANFADVANISLAGSMETVGFGNVEDRVSQRTLDETKQYDVSTSVSLGKVLTPKKWGLQIPMSYSVGETFIDPKYDPQYQDVELADAIEQNPNSEFSRDYTKRTSISFINVKKNRNPNSSKKPKFYDVENLAVSYSHNKEFHRDYNIEKYINENVMASAAYNFNFNSKPIELFKNSEKFKSKYWKFIKDLNINPIPTTLAINSRINRSYNEQQSRNLVEGLSAQPELKQRRFLFDWDYAVGFDLTKSLQMNFNASNSYIYDTFGSDEELQIFDDFFNTGRPNQYHQKLNGTYQLPLNKFPFLSFMKADYAYTADFDWQVSSQDETIAAQIGNVIQNANTHNINTTFSFEKLYKSIGFEKLLLTKSQRKNAKGKNIARIKPKKNLPIGKKILKTTWGILTSVKQGKISYTENNGQYLQGYDEGIGFLGGSPTAFAFGSQVDIRNKALTNGWLVNPRSLTDDASTPDIDESAYYNKTYSRTHYNKLDYSFTVQPIKDLNIDIRGNKIQTKDLSQQLDVIENGTATGTIDYDIDTFETGNFSTSHSMFSTAFTNGDALFQTMKDYRSIIANRFATENPTVNPDGFGENSQQVLLPAFIAAYSGKSPNKVSTGLFRNIPIPNWTLRYNGFMKMKWFKKNFSSFVVSHGYKSSYTISSFTNNLQYKEDTAFTETNVAGNYEPEKLIASATLVDEFSPLIKVDMKMKNSFSFRGEIKRDRTLTMNFNNSTLTDIAGKEYIVGLGYVFKDVKMNTRFTGKKTTLKGDINLRTDVSLRDNLTQIRYVDEDNDQISGGQRLFSIKFTADYTLSSNLTASFYYNHQTSRYAISTTFPRQAINGGFNIVYNLGGN; this is encoded by the coding sequence TTGATTAGATTATTAAAAAAAATAATTGCAATAGTTCTATTTACTTTTTCAGTAAATTTATCAATACACGCTCAAACTACACAAAGTAAAGATTCAACTGAAGTAAAAAAAGACACTTTAAACTTAAGATACGACTTTAACAACACCCAAAAAGGAGGACTTTTCTTAGATGATTTAGCAGAAAAGGAAGTTATTTTTGATAAGGCTTTAAACAAATACGTAATAATCGAAAAAATTGGTGATTATTACACCAAAACTCCTATTTTTTTAACGCAAAAGGAATACGCGCAATATCGTTTAAAACGAGATATGTTACAGTATTTTAAAGACAAAGTAAGTGCAACTAATAGTAAGAAAAAAGGTGCTGCAGCTGCACAAAGAGATTTATTACCTGAGTATTATGTAAATTCTAAGTTTTTCGAATCCATTTTTGGTGGAAACACTGTAAAAGTAACTCCAACAGGTAATCTGAACTTGAAACTAGGTGTTATTTATCAGAATACAGAAAACCCACAAATATCCGAAGAAAACAGAAGTAGTTTTACTTTTGATTTTGATCAGCAAATAAATGCAAGTATTCGTGCTAAAGTTGGTGAACGTTTAGAATTTACAGCTAATTACGACACACAATCTACTTTCGATTTTCAAAACTTAGTAAAAATTGATTATTCGCCTACAGAAGACGATATTATACAAGGTATTGAAGCTGGTAATATTGCAATGCCAATTAAAAACTCTTTAATTAATGGTGCACAAAGCTTATTTGGTGTAAAAACCAAACTACAATTTGGTAACACCAGTGTTACTGCTGTTTTTTCGCAACAAAACTCTGAAAGTAAAACAGTTGTTGCAGAAGCTGGTGCCTCTATAGAAGAATTTGAATTATTGGCTACAGATTATGATAATGACAGACACTTTTTCTTATCGCAGTTTTTTATTGATAATTATGCAAATTCTTTAAAGCAATACCCATTAATTAGTAGCCAAGTAAATATTACTAGAATTGAAGTTTGGATTACCAACAGAAATGCTACTACAGAAGATTTTAGAAGTATTGTTGCACTTGCAGATATAGGTGAAACTGATAACCCAAATGCTAATAATGATTTTTACAGAAATTTAGTTGCAGACCCTGGTACTGTAACAAACTCTAATAACCCTATTAGTATTAATGCTAATGGTGAGCAATTATTTTTACCACAAAATAATGCTAACAATATTTATACTGATGCAGTTTTGGCGGGCATTAGAGATGTTTCTAATGTAGAAAATACCTTAAGGAGTAATTTTAATATGACCTCTGGTACAGATTACTCAATGCTAGAAAATGCTAGAAAATTAAGTACTAACGAATATACTTTAAACTCTCAATTAGGTTACATTTCTTTAAATAGAAGATTAAATGATGGTGAAGTTTTAGCAGTAGCTTACGAGTATACAGTTGCGGGTTCTGTAAACGGAACTTCTGAAAAATCTTTTAAAGTTGGTGAATTTTCTAATGATGGTATACAAGCACCAGATAATTTAGCTGTTAAGTTATTACGTTCAGAAATTTTACAAACCAATCGCGAAAACGCTACAACAGGAGAAACAGAATCATTTCCAATCTGGCGTTTAATGATGAAAAATGTTTATGCTTTAGGCGCATATCCATTATCTCAAGATGGTTTTCGTTTCGAAATTCAGTACAGAGATGATGAAACAGGTATAGCATCTAATGTTTTACAAAATGCAAATACAGCTAACATTCCTAATTTACCTCTAATTCAAGTTTTTAAATTAGATCAATTAGACCAAAGTCAATATAGAAATGCAGATGGTTATTTCGATTATGTAGAAGGAATAACTGTAATTTCTGAAAACGGATATGTTATTTTTCCAGAACCAGAACCTTTTGGTAACGATTTAGTTTTAAACAATAGTAACCCTAGTGATGTTGGTTTAGATGAAAACTTAGATAGTGAATACCTTTTTAAAGAACTGTATTTAAACACAAAAATCAATATTAAAAATAACTATCAAAATAAAGACAAATACTTTTTAAAAGGATACTTTAAATCAGAAAGTGCTGGGGGAATTCCTATTGGCGCATTTAATGTGCCTAGAGGATCTGTAAAAGTTACTGCTGGTGGCAAACAACTTGTAGAAGGTGTAGATTATGTCGTAGATTATTCTTTAGGTAGAGTACAAATTATAGACCCAGGTTTACAAGCTTCTGGAACCCCTATAAGCGTATCTACAGAAAATAATGCTGTGTTTAATCAACAAAGAAAAACCTTTATGGGTATTGATGTAGAACATAAATTTTCTGATGAATTTATAGTAGGTGCTACCGTTTTAAATGTAAATGAAAGACCTTTAACACCCAAAGTTAATTTTGGTGCAGAGCCAATAAATAACACTATGTTTGGGGTTAACATAGATTACTCTACAGAAGTACCTTACTTTACTAAATTGGCAAATAAATTACCTTTTGTAGATACTGATGTACCTTCTAATTTATCTGTAAGAGCAGATATGGCATATTTATTACCTGGAACACCAAGTGGCATTGACGTTGCTGGTGCAGCTACCTCTTATATTGATGATTTTGAAGCTTCTCAGATACCAATTAGTTTATTATCTGCTTTAGATTGGTATGAGGCAAGTACACCTAGAAACGAAACTGATGATCGTTTTAATGGTAATAGTAGCGATTTAGATTACAATAATAAAAGAGGAAAATTAGCTTGGTATAGTATAGATCAAATTTTTTATGGTTTAGGAGATACACCTGCAAGTATTAATGCAGACGAACAATCTAGAGCAGAAACAAGACAAATTAATTACAGCGAACTTTTTCCTGATCAGCAGTTTGACATTACTCAAAACACACTTATTAGAACTTTAGATTTAGCTTATTTTCCGCAAGAAAGAGGTTCTTATAATTTTAACCAAAACACAACTGAAGCAAATGTTGATGTAGCAAACAATAAAGTTACCTTACTTAAACCAGAAGAAAACTGGGGTGGAATTATGCGTCCTTTAAATACAAATAATTTTGATCAAGCCAATGTTGAATACATTCAGTTTTGGATTATGGATCCTTATCAAAATTATTCGATTACAGAAGAAGAAGGTTTACCTCCAGGTGTAAATCCTAATGATGTTTCGAATCAAGTGGGAGATTTATATATCAATCTTGGAAATATATCCGAAGATATTGTAAAGGATAATCGAAAAATGTTCGAGAATGGTTTACCCGAAGATGGAGCAAAAGTAAATACAGTTAATGTAAACAGAACCATTTGGGGAGATGTACCCAGAAATCCGTCAATAATTTATGCTTTTAGCGAAGATGATACAGCAAGAACTAATCAAGATGTTGGTTTTGATGGTTTAAATGACCTTGAAGAAAGTAGTTTAGCAGACATTGGTATTTATAGTAGTTTGGCAGATCCTGCAGCAGATAACTTTCATTTTTTTAGAGGCGGTAATTTAGATGCCATAAATGCATCAATTATCAGCAGATATAAAGATTACAATAACACGCAAGGAAACTCACCTACTTTAAATCAATCTCCAGAAACTTATCCTACTTCATCTACAACTTATCCAGATGTAGAAGACATCAACAAAGATCAAACAATGAATACTGTTGAGAGTTATTATGAGTATAAAATTTCTATGGATAGAAATGAATTACAGGAAGGTAGGAATTATATTGTAGATGAAAAAACAACTTCTGTAACTCTTGAAAACGGAAATACTCAAGAAACAAAATGGTATCAGTTTAGAGTACCAATTAGAAACGGAATTTCTGTAAACGGAATTTCTGACTTTAATAGCATTCGTTTTGTAAGAATGTATTTAACCAATTTTAAAATACCAGTAGTTATTCGTTTTGGTGAGTTAGATTTGGTTCGTGGAGATTGGAGACGTTATACAAAAACTATAGATCCTACTATTGACCCAGATAGAGATTTAGATCAAACAGAACTAGAAAATTTCGAAGTTGGTGTAGTAAGTATAGAACAAAACAATGGTAGCTACATACAACCTCCAGGTATTGAGCGTGAGCGCTTGCAAGGTTCTACTTCTGTACAATTGCAAAACGAACAATCTGTTACTTTAAGTGTTACCAATTTAGAACCTAATAAAACAAGAGCCATTTACAAAAACATAAGCGTAGATTTAAGACGTTTTAAAAACCTTAAAATGTTTATGCATTTAGAGGGCGATGAAGGTTTTTCTGGTATTGTAAGATTAGGAACAGATTTAGCCGAAAATTATTACGAACTAGAGGTTCCTTTAACAGTAAGTTCTGGGGGCAACAGCCAACTCGATATCTGGCCAGAAGAAAACAATTTAGATGTGCTTTTAGAAGCCCTAGGTAAAGTAAAATTAGAAAGAGACGCAATAGGTGCCTCTATTAATGAACCTTATGTTTCTGCAGAACAAGTAGATTTACCTTATACAATAACCGTAAAAGGTAACCCAACTTTAGCACAATTAAGAACTATTGTTTTAGGTTTAAAAAACACAAGCTTGATAAGTAGAACTGGTGAGGTTTGGTTTAACGAATTACGTTCTTCTGATTTCGATAACGAAGCAGGTTGGGCTGCAATTGTAAATGCAGACGCTAACTTTGCAGATGTAGCAAACATTTCTTTAGCAGGTAGTATGGAAACAGTTGGTTTTGGAAACGTAGAAGACAGAGTAAGCCAAAGAACTTTAGACGAAACCAAACAGTATGATGTTTCTACATCTGTTAGTTTAGGTAAAGTTTTAACTCCAAAAAAATGGGGACTTCAAATACCTATGAGCTATAGTGTGGGAGAAACTTTTATAGACCCAAAATACGATCCTCAATACCAAGATGTAGAATTAGCAGACGCTATTGAACAAAACCCAAATAGCGAGTTTTCTAGAGATTATACAAAAAGAACTAGCATTAGCTTTATTAATGTTAAAAAGAATAGAAACCCTAACTCTAGTAAAAAACCTAAATTTTATGATGTAGAAAATTTAGCAGTTTCTTATTCTCATAACAAAGAATTTCATAGAGACTATAATATAGAAAAATACATTAACGAAAATGTAATGGCTTCTGCAGCTTACAATTTTAACTTTAACTCTAAACCAATTGAACTCTTTAAAAATTCAGAGAAATTTAAAAGTAAATATTGGAAATTTATTAAAGACCTAAATATTAACCCAATACCTACTACATTAGCTATAAACTCTAGAATTAATAGGAGTTACAACGAACAACAATCTAGAAATTTGGTAGAAGGCTTATCTGCACAACCAGAATTAAAACAGCGTAGATTTTTATTCGATTGGGATTACGCAGTTGGTTTCGATTTAACAAAATCGCTGCAAATGAATTTTAACGCAAGTAATAGTTACATTTATGATACTTTTGGAAGCGATGAAGAATTACAAATTTTTGATGATTTCTTTAATACAGGAAGACCAAACCAATATCATCAAAAATTAAATGGTACTTACCAATTACCTTTAAATAAGTTTCCTTTCTTAAGTTTTATGAAAGCAGATTATGCTTACACAGCAGATTTTGATTGGCAAGTATCGTCACAAGACGAAACTATAGCTGCACAAATAGGTAACGTAATTCAGAATGCAAATACACATAATATAAATACTACATTCTCTTTCGAGAAATTATACAAAAGCATTGGTTTCGAAAAATTATTATTAACCAAATCGCAACGTAAAAATGCTAAAGGAAAAAATATTGCAAGAATTAAACCTAAGAAAAATTTACCTATTGGCAAGAAAATTTTAAAAACAACTTGGGGTATTTTAACATCAGTAAAACAAGGTAAAATAAGTTATACAGAAAACAACGGACAATATTTACAAGGTTATGATGAAGGTATTGGCTTTTTAGGTGGTTCTCCAACAGCATTTGCATTTGGTAGTCAAGTAGATATTAGAAACAAAGCTCTTACAAATGGTTGGCTAGTTAACCCTAGATCACTTACAGATGATGCTAGCACACCAGATATAGATGAAAGTGCTTACTATAATAAAACATACAGCAGAACGCATTACAATAAATTAGATTATTCTTTTACTGTACAACCAATAAAAGATTTAAACATTGATATAAGAGGTAATAAAATACAAACCAAAGATCTTTCTCAACAATTAGATGTTATAGAAAACGGAACTGCAACTGGTACTATAGATTATGATATTGATACTTTCGAAACTGGTAATTTTAGTACAAGTCACTCAATGTTTTCAACAGCATTTACAAACGGAGATGCTTTGTTTCAAACAATGAAAGACTATAGAAGTATAATAGCAAACAGATTTGCAACAGAAAACCCAACTGTAAATCCAGATGGTTTTGGAGAGAATAGTCAGCAAGTTTTATTACCTGCTTTTATTGCTGCATATTCAGGTAAAAGCCCGAATAAAGTAAGTACAGGTTTGTTTAGAAATATACCAATTCCTAATTGGACATTACGTTACAATGGTTTTATGAAAATGAAATGGTTTAAAAAGAACTTTTCTTCTTTTGTGGTTTCTCACGGATATAAATCATCGTATACAATTTCTAGTTTTACAAATAATTTACAGTATAAAGAAGATACGGCTTTTACAGAAACTAATGTTGCTGGTAACTACGAGCCAGAAAAATTAATAGCAAGTGCCACTTTGGTTGATGAATTTTCGCCATTAATTAAAGTTGATATGAAAATGAAAAACTCTTTTTCTTTTAGAGGAGAAATTAAAAGAGATAGAACTTTAACAATGAACTTTAACAACAGTACTTTAACTGATATTGCAGGTAAAGAGTACATTGTTGGTTTAGGCTACGTTTTTAAAGATGTAAAAATGAATACACGTTTTACGGGTAAAAAAACAACATTAAAAGGTGATATTAATTTAAGAACAGATGTTTCTCTTAGAGATAATTTAACACAAATAAGGTATGTAGATGAAGATAATGATCAAATTAGTGGTGGTCAAAGATTATTTTCTATTAAATTTACCGCAGATTATACGTTGAGTAGTAATTTAACAGCATCGTTTTATTACAACCATCAAACATCTAGATATGCAATATCAACCACTTTCCCTAGACAGGCAATTAATGGTGGATTTAATATCGTTTACAATTTAGGAGGAAATTAA
- the tsaB gene encoding tRNA (adenosine(37)-N6)-threonylcarbamoyltransferase complex dimerization subunit type 1 TsaB — MSIILNIETATKNCSVSIANKGEILALRELNNGNYSHAEVLHPFIVDILKEANLSNKEIDAVAVSKGPGSYTGLRIGVSAAKGLCFAFDKPLISIDTLTSLSHAISIDNGIIIPMIDARRMEVYAAVYNQDHQQIREIKAEIIDKNSFSDYLEEHKVYFLGDGAQKCKTIINHKNAVFVDDKFPSAKEMAILSFNKYRKSDIENVAYFEPFYLKDFVVIPEKKKKPTF, encoded by the coding sequence TTGAGTATTATCCTTAACATAGAAACAGCTACAAAAAACTGTTCAGTAAGCATTGCTAATAAAGGTGAAATTTTAGCCTTAAGAGAATTGAATAATGGTAATTATTCTCACGCAGAAGTGTTACATCCTTTTATAGTTGATATTTTAAAAGAAGCTAATTTATCAAACAAAGAAATAGATGCAGTTGCTGTAAGTAAAGGTCCAGGTTCTTATACAGGTTTAAGAATTGGTGTTTCTGCAGCAAAAGGATTATGTTTTGCTTTCGATAAACCCTTAATTTCTATTGACACTCTAACGTCTTTATCGCACGCAATTTCTATTGATAATGGTATTATTATACCAATGATAGATGCAAGAAGAATGGAAGTTTACGCCGCTGTTTACAACCAAGATCATCAGCAAATAAGAGAAATTAAAGCAGAAATTATAGATAAAAACTCTTTTTCTGATTATTTAGAAGAACATAAAGTTTATTTTTTAGGTGATGGAGCCCAGAAATGTAAAACAATAATTAATCATAAAAATGCTGTTTTTGTAGATGATAAATTTCCATCAGCAAAAGAAATGGCAATTTTGTCTTTTAATAAATACAGAAAAAGCGACATTGAAAATGTCGCTTATTTTGAGCCTTTTTATTTAAAAGATTTTGTTGTAATTCCAGAAAAGAAAAAGAAACCTACTTTTTAG